The following coding sequences lie in one Desulfitibacter sp. BRH_c19 genomic window:
- a CDS encoding abortive infection protein, translated as MTSKNRRAIEFVALTYVFSWLMIAIFVGLGGQWNTSMAFIIGILYMFVPASVAVYLQRFKYKQRVKETLGISFKLNRWFLFAWLISPGIAFMTFGISLLFGGVEYSPNMLGLFERFGDLLSPEQMEDMLNQIENMPIHPIWLSLIQGLIAGVTINAIAGFGEELGWRGYLFKEVKHLGFWKSSFIIGVIWGIWHAPIILLGHNYPEHPVAGMFMMTIFAVLISPIFTYVRIKSGSVIAAAIMHGTFNAVSGLAIMLLVGGNDLIVGVTGLAGFLALVIINILLFGYDRYFSKEAVMHSGGQA; from the coding sequence ATGACTTCAAAAAATAGGAGAGCAATAGAGTTTGTAGCTTTGACATATGTTTTTAGCTGGCTCATGATAGCAATTTTTGTGGGATTAGGTGGGCAATGGAATACTTCTATGGCTTTCATAATTGGGATCCTATATATGTTTGTTCCAGCATCAGTCGCAGTATATCTTCAAAGATTTAAATATAAGCAAAGGGTTAAGGAAACATTGGGGATTTCCTTTAAATTGAATAGATGGTTCTTATTTGCCTGGTTAATTTCCCCTGGCATAGCATTTATGACCTTTGGAATCAGTCTATTATTTGGTGGTGTTGAGTACTCACCAAATATGCTGGGTTTGTTCGAAAGGTTCGGAGATTTATTGTCTCCAGAACAAATGGAGGATATGCTTAATCAAATAGAAAACATGCCGATACATCCAATTTGGTTAAGCTTAATTCAAGGTTTAATTGCTGGAGTTACTATTAATGCAATAGCAGGCTTTGGAGAAGAGTTGGGATGGAGGGGGTATTTGTTTAAAGAAGTAAAGCATCTGGGCTTCTGGAAATCTTCCTTTATAATTGGTGTGATTTGGGGTATCTGGCATGCACCCATTATACTATTAGGACATAACTATCCGGAACATCCAGTAGCTGGTATGTTTATGATGACTATATTTGCTGTGCTTATTTCTCCTATTTTCACCTATGTAAGAATAAAATCTGGGTCAGTAATTGCTGCAGCAATAATGCATGGTACCTTTAACGCAGTAAGTGGCCTGGCTATTATGCTACTTGTAGGAGGAAACGACCTGATTGTGGGAGTTACAGGTTTAGCAGGATTTCTAGCCTTAGTGATCATAAATATTCTCTTATTTGGCTATGACAGGTATTTTTCGAAAGAAGCAGTTATGCATAGCGGGGGTCAGGCCTGA
- a CDS encoding glutaminase A — protein MIEPCILEMELSNWLEEIRPIAQQGEVATYIPALAMANPNDLGVAIVDLKGREITAGEWQTPFTLQSISKILGLIIVLIEQDFDFVLSKVDMEPTGDPFNSIARLETVKPGIPFNPLINAGAITVCSLINGKNVDERLNKILNLIYNCTGKLPKINHQVLLSEWETGYRNRSLAYFLKDVGMLEADLEETLELYFKQCSIELHCLDLAWIGAIIANNGLHPTKNLQIVPTEYTRIIKSLMFTCGMYNASGKFAVSVGIPSKSGVSGGVLSAFTSSKNTIFADGCGIGVYGPSLDEYGNSIAGIQLLKRISSNWQLHAF, from the coding sequence ATGATTGAACCATGCATTCTTGAGATGGAATTAAGCAATTGGCTGGAGGAAATCAGGCCAATTGCACAACAAGGTGAAGTGGCTACATATATCCCTGCTTTAGCCATGGCCAATCCAAATGATCTGGGAGTAGCTATTGTTGATCTAAAAGGCAGAGAAATTACAGCTGGTGAGTGGCAGACTCCATTTACCTTACAGAGCATTTCAAAAATACTTGGTTTAATAATAGTTCTTATAGAACAGGATTTCGATTTCGTTCTTTCAAAAGTTGATATGGAACCTACTGGGGATCCATTTAATTCTATAGCGAGGCTAGAAACAGTAAAACCTGGAATACCTTTTAACCCACTAATTAATGCTGGAGCAATTACAGTCTGTTCCTTAATAAATGGGAAAAACGTTGATGAAAGATTAAACAAAATCTTAAATTTAATATATAATTGTACTGGAAAATTGCCGAAAATTAACCACCAAGTACTATTATCTGAATGGGAAACTGGTTATCGCAATAGGTCTCTAGCATATTTTTTAAAAGATGTTGGAATGTTAGAGGCTGATCTCGAGGAGACTCTAGAGTTGTACTTTAAACAGTGTTCCATTGAATTACATTGTCTTGATTTAGCTTGGATTGGAGCAATTATTGCAAATAATGGTCTTCACCCAACTAAAAACCTACAAATAGTTCCAACTGAATATACACGTATCATAAAATCTCTAATGTTTACATGTGGTATGTACAACGCATCGGGAAAATTTGCTGTATCAGTTGGTATTCCTTCAAAAAGTGGAGTAAGTGGAGGGGTTTTATCAGCATTTACCTCTTCTAAGAACACAATATTCGCAGACGGATGTGGGATAGGGGTTTATGGACCCTCATTAGATGAATATGGTAATAGTATAGCGGGAATTCAACTTCTTAAAAGAATTTCTAGCAATTGGCAATTACATGCCTTTTAA
- a CDS encoding C4-dicarboxylate ABC transporter substrate-binding protein produces the protein MIAVVIAMMFTLVACGGNDKAPDTDNGSNEPEKVVLRLGMTAEADSHYGKGAQVFADKVSEYTDGEVEIQIFPSSQLGNERDLVEGVGIGTIEMSLTSTGPLPNFSSDFMLFDLPFIITDRQKAYEVMDGEIGQEILGSLEPMGINALGFWENGFRHVTNNAGPIVSPEDIEGMKIRTMENPIHLETFRHLGAQPTPMAWGEVFIALQQGTIDGQENPLVILDTAKVYEVQEHVSLTGHFYSPAVMSINKELFDGFSSDTQEAIVKAEKEARDWERQYSSDLDAELVSALAEKGMVVTEVDKLEWQKACEPVYEKFADQINPEYIEALIGQ, from the coding sequence ATGATTGCTGTTGTAATTGCAATGATGTTTACTTTAGTAGCCTGTGGTGGTAATGATAAGGCACCAGATACCGACAATGGTTCAAATGAACCTGAAAAAGTTGTTCTAAGATTGGGAATGACTGCAGAAGCTGATAGTCACTATGGAAAAGGTGCACAGGTTTTTGCTGATAAGGTATCTGAGTATACTGATGGTGAAGTCGAAATACAGATTTTTCCAAGTAGTCAGCTTGGAAATGAAAGAGACTTGGTCGAAGGTGTGGGTATTGGAACTATTGAAATGAGTTTAACTTCTACTGGACCACTACCAAACTTCTCCTCCGATTTCATGTTATTTGATTTGCCATTTATAATAACTGATAGACAAAAGGCTTATGAGGTTATGGATGGAGAAATTGGTCAAGAGATACTTGGGAGTTTAGAACCTATGGGAATTAACGCTTTAGGCTTCTGGGAAAATGGGTTCCGTCACGTGACCAATAATGCAGGTCCTATTGTTAGTCCGGAAGATATTGAAGGTATGAAAATTAGAACTATGGAAAACCCAATCCACCTTGAAACTTTCCGCCATCTTGGCGCCCAACCAACACCAATGGCATGGGGTGAAGTGTTTATAGCACTACAGCAGGGTACAATCGATGGGCAGGAAAATCCCCTTGTAATTCTTGATACGGCTAAGGTATATGAAGTTCAAGAGCATGTTTCTTTAACGGGGCATTTCTACTCACCAGCTGTAATGTCAATTAATAAAGAGCTTTTCGATGGATTTTCTTCCGACACTCAAGAAGCTATTGTAAAGGCTGAAAAGGAAGCTAGAGATTGGGAAAGACAGTATAGTAGTGACCTTGATGCTGAACTGGTTAGTGCTTTAGCAGAAAAAGGCATGGTTGTTACTGAAGTTGATAAATTAGAATGGCAAAAGGCATGCGAACCAGTATATGAAAAATTTGCGGATCAGATTAATCCCGAATATATTGAAGCATTAATAGGTCAATAA
- a CDS encoding C4-dicarboxylate ABC transporter permease, giving the protein MALVLFGTLLLMLIINVPIGISMGMAVLAALTFVDTTTSSMIIAQRMFTAVDNFPFMAVPFFILAGDLMERGGISKRLINFAKALLGKLPASLSIITTTASAFFGAISGSNPATVAAIGGLMIPAMTKAGYPKDKAAAIAAASGTLGVVIPPSISMITYAVVASVSVGSMFIAGIVPGLLLASGIILVSVITCSKYEKSGTDTIGFVNLFKSFREAIWALLMPVIILGGIYGGIFTPTEAAAVSCVYAFLVSKFIYRELKYSELRGIFAKSATSTAIVLFIVAVSSSFSWLMTSAGVPGQIAGFMLDSFQNKYIIFIMINISLLLLGCFLETQSIILLMTPILLPLAMQLGIHPVALGLIIIINTSVGMITPPMAVNLFVASGISKVSIEQISKRIIPYFLVLVGILLMLTYFSDVIMWLPNLLGK; this is encoded by the coding sequence ATGGCCCTAGTACTTTTTGGAACACTATTATTAATGTTAATTATTAATGTGCCTATTGGTATCTCTATGGGTATGGCAGTTTTAGCTGCTTTAACATTTGTTGATACCACAACTTCAAGCATGATTATAGCTCAAAGAATGTTTACAGCAGTAGATAACTTTCCATTTATGGCGGTACCTTTCTTTATATTGGCTGGAGATTTAATGGAACGGGGAGGTATTTCAAAAAGACTCATAAACTTTGCAAAGGCCTTACTTGGTAAATTACCTGCCAGCCTTTCAATTATTACAACTACAGCCTCAGCTTTTTTTGGGGCTATATCAGGCTCAAACCCAGCTACTGTAGCTGCTATAGGTGGATTAATGATACCTGCCATGACTAAGGCAGGTTATCCAAAGGATAAGGCTGCAGCTATTGCAGCAGCATCAGGTACTCTTGGAGTTGTTATTCCGCCAAGTATATCAATGATTACGTATGCTGTAGTAGCTTCGGTATCTGTAGGTTCAATGTTTATTGCAGGTATAGTGCCAGGATTATTATTAGCATCTGGAATAATTCTAGTTAGTGTCATTACGTGTAGCAAATATGAGAAAAGTGGCACGGATACCATTGGTTTTGTCAATTTGTTTAAATCTTTTAGAGAGGCTATTTGGGCGTTGCTAATGCCTGTAATTATTTTGGGCGGAATATACGGGGGAATTTTTACACCCACAGAGGCAGCAGCAGTCTCCTGTGTCTATGCATTTTTAGTAAGTAAGTTTATCTATAGGGAATTAAAGTATTCTGAGCTCAGAGGTATTTTTGCAAAGTCTGCTACAAGTACTGCAATTGTATTATTTATTGTAGCAGTATCATCATCATTCTCATGGCTTATGACAAGTGCTGGCGTTCCTGGCCAGATTGCAGGGTTTATGCTGGATTCCTTTCAAAATAAATATATTATTTTCATAATGATAAATATAAGTTTGTTATTATTAGGGTGTTTCCTCGAAACCCAATCAATTATTCTTTTGATGACTCCAATATTGCTTCCATTGGCAATGCAGCTTGGAATTCATCCCGTTGCTCTGGGTCTAATAATAATTATAAATACATCTGTTGGGATGATTACTCCACCTATGGCAGTAAATCTTTTCGTGGCTAGTGGAATATCTAAGGTATCTATTGAACAAATAAGTAAGCGGATTATTCCTTATTTCTTAGTATTAGTTGGGATACTTTTAATGCTAACTTACTTTTCAGATGTTATTATGTGGTTACCTAATTTGTTGGGCAAATAA
- a CDS encoding cupin: MIPCRVSKVEENGFIKITEGIDRKAVVYGKETLLCEFKLEKNAVIPMHEHPHEQTGFLVSGKVLFTIDGKEYEMKAGDTWCILGNVEHKAKVLENSFIIEVFSPVREEFINK; this comes from the coding sequence ATGATTCCGTGTAGAGTTAGCAAAGTTGAAGAAAATGGCTTTATTAAGATCACAGAAGGTATAGATCGTAAAGCAGTTGTATATGGTAAGGAAACCTTATTATGCGAATTCAAACTAGAAAAAAATGCAGTAATACCTATGCATGAGCATCCACATGAACAGACAGGTTTCTTAGTTTCTGGCAAAGTTTTGTTTACAATTGATGGTAAGGAATATGAAATGAAGGCTGGTGATACTTGGTGTATCCTAGGAAATGTGGAACATAAAGCGAAAGTATTAGAGAATTCCTTTATAATTGAAGTATTTTCACCTGTTCGAGAAGAATTTATTAACAAGTAG
- a CDS encoding dihydroxy-acid dehydratase (catalyzes the dehydration of 2,3-dihydroxy-3-methylbutanoate to 3-methyl-2-oxobutanoate in valine and isoleucine biosynthesis), whose product MRSHVTTKGLERATHRALYYSMGFLPEELDKPLVAIVNSQNETMPGHTHLDSIAKAVREGVIAAGGTPIEFPTIGICDGIAQGNYGMHYPLASRELIADSIEVMVNAHSYDAMVLITNCDKVTPGMLMAAVRLNIPAIMISGGPMATGCIDGNEVGYSDLMAAQGDVARGIMTNEELARIEKEALPGCGACNLLGTANSMNFLTEALGMCLPGSTIPAVSGQRVALAKRTGHKIMELYKKNLLPRDIVTAKSLENAISVDLAIGGSTNTVLHFTALAHEADIDFDINSFADRAKKVPHLVKMKPARGGHYPADVHRAGGVSAVMAQLCEAGLLHKDMITVSAKTVFENVKGIKVIDANVIRPMDNPYSATGGIQLLYGNLAPEGSVCKSAAVAPEMLNHRGPARVFDQEEPAVAAIYEGKIYPGDIVVVRYEGPKGGPGMREMLTPTAAIVGMGLDKQVGLITDGRFSGGTSGAAIGHISPEAAEGGPLALVEEGDTIIIDIPAGILTLEVSDEELAKRKAKWVKRIPNVQKGSYLDRYEKQVTSAMAGAVFKR is encoded by the coding sequence ATGCGAAGTCATGTTACTACTAAGGGTTTAGAAAGGGCTACCCATAGAGCTCTATATTATTCCATGGGCTTTTTGCCTGAAGAGTTGGATAAACCTTTAGTTGCAATTGTAAATTCCCAAAATGAAACTATGCCCGGGCATACTCATCTAGATAGCATTGCAAAGGCAGTTAGAGAAGGAGTAATTGCAGCAGGGGGAACTCCCATAGAGTTTCCAACTATTGGTATATGCGATGGTATTGCTCAAGGCAATTATGGAATGCATTATCCTTTGGCAAGTAGAGAGCTAATAGCAGATTCCATTGAAGTAATGGTAAATGCCCATTCATATGATGCAATGGTTCTAATTACAAACTGTGACAAGGTAACTCCAGGAATGTTAATGGCAGCAGTTAGATTAAATATTCCTGCTATTATGATTAGTGGCGGACCAATGGCTACTGGATGTATAGATGGCAATGAAGTGGGTTATTCGGACCTTATGGCAGCCCAAGGGGATGTTGCTAGGGGAATTATGACCAACGAAGAATTGGCAAGGATTGAGAAAGAAGCACTACCTGGATGTGGGGCTTGTAACCTACTTGGCACAGCAAATTCAATGAACTTTTTGACTGAAGCACTTGGAATGTGTTTGCCGGGAAGTACTATACCAGCAGTATCAGGACAAAGAGTAGCATTAGCAAAAAGGACCGGGCATAAAATCATGGAACTATATAAAAAGAATCTTTTACCTAGAGATATTGTAACTGCTAAATCATTGGAAAATGCTATTAGTGTAGATCTTGCAATTGGAGGGTCAACAAATACAGTTTTGCACTTTACAGCGTTAGCTCATGAGGCGGATATTGATTTCGATATTAATAGCTTTGCTGACAGGGCAAAGAAAGTACCACATCTTGTTAAAATGAAGCCTGCCAGGGGAGGGCATTACCCAGCAGATGTTCATAGGGCTGGTGGTGTTTCCGCAGTTATGGCTCAACTTTGTGAAGCAGGACTTCTACACAAGGATATGATTACAGTTAGTGCAAAGACGGTGTTTGAAAATGTGAAAGGTATAAAAGTAATAGATGCAAATGTTATTAGACCCATGGATAACCCATATTCAGCTACAGGTGGTATCCAACTTTTATATGGAAACTTAGCACCAGAAGGTTCAGTATGTAAAAGTGCTGCTGTAGCACCAGAGATGCTAAACCATAGAGGTCCAGCTAGGGTATTTGATCAGGAGGAACCAGCAGTTGCTGCTATTTATGAAGGAAAAATATATCCTGGTGATATTGTGGTTGTTAGATATGAAGGTCCCAAAGGTGGTCCTGGAATGAGGGAGATGCTTACACCTACTGCAGCAATAGTAGGTATGGGATTAGATAAGCAGGTTGGACTTATAACTGATGGAAGATTTTCAGGTGGAACTTCTGGTGCAGCAATTGGACATATTTCTCCTGAGGCAGCTGAAGGCGGCCCACTTGCTTTAGTTGAAGAAGGAGATACTATCATTATAGACATTCCTGCAGGAATACTAACCCTAGAGGTTAGTGATGAGGAGTTGGCAAAGAGGAAAGCAAAATGGGTAAAGCGAATTCCTAATGTACAAAAGGGAAGCTATTTGGATAGATATGAAAAACAGGTCACTTCCGCAATGGCTGGGGCAGTCTTTAAAAGGTAA
- a CDS encoding 3-methyl-2-oxobutanoate hydroxymethyltransferase — protein MKNLGKKFKMITVYDYPMASMVDQSKAELILVGDSLGMVIQGHEGTVPVNIEDVIYHVKAVKKGAPNTFIVGDMPFLSYQVNTEEAIRNAGTLLKVGADCVKMEGGMKVVERVRAVADAGIPVIAHIGLTPQTAALVGGFKVQGKSVEAAEKLVKEALALEEAGAFAIVLECLPTGLAKLIDEKLSIPTIGCGAGPYTTGQNLNAYDLLGIFNKFVPKFVKQYAQMGQQMVDIFDTWCTEIDEGQFPEKKHEFTMKDEDLERLY, from the coding sequence ATGAAGAATCTAGGCAAGAAATTTAAGATGATTACAGTTTATGACTATCCCATGGCATCCATGGTAGATCAATCAAAAGCAGAGCTCATATTAGTTGGGGATTCGCTCGGGATGGTAATTCAAGGGCACGAGGGAACAGTTCCAGTTAATATTGAAGATGTTATTTACCATGTAAAAGCAGTAAAAAAGGGAGCTCCTAACACATTTATAGTAGGAGATATGCCATTTTTGTCATATCAGGTGAACACAGAAGAAGCTATAAGAAATGCTGGCACTTTACTAAAAGTAGGTGCAGACTGTGTTAAGATGGAAGGTGGCATGAAGGTTGTTGAAAGGGTAAGAGCAGTTGCTGATGCAGGTATACCTGTAATTGCTCATATTGGATTAACCCCACAAACAGCAGCTCTAGTTGGTGGTTTTAAAGTTCAAGGTAAAAGCGTAGAGGCAGCAGAAAAGCTTGTGAAGGAAGCCTTAGCTTTAGAAGAAGCAGGAGCATTTGCAATTGTTCTGGAGTGCTTACCAACAGGTTTAGCTAAGTTAATTGATGAAAAACTATCAATTCCTACAATTGGTTGTGGGGCTGGCCCATATACTACTGGTCAAAACCTAAATGCATATGATCTTCTAGGGATATTTAACAAATTTGTGCCTAAATTTGTAAAGCAATATGCTCAGATGGGACAGCAAATGGTAGATATATTTGATACATGGTGTACTGAAATAGATGAAGGCCAATTTCCAGAAAAAAAGCACGAGTTTACCATGAAGGATGAAGATTTGGAAAGGCTTTATTAG
- a CDS encoding dihydroxy-acid dehydratase (catalyzes the dehydration of 2,3-dihydroxy-3-methylbutanoate to 3-methyl-2-oxobutanoate in valine and isoleucine biosynthesis): MRSHIMLKGVENATNRMMFHSMGFIPEEMERPLVGVANGFNEMHAGNIHLNTITQAVKDGVRMGGGTPMEFPIIGACDGLAQRHVGMLYPLASREHIVDSIEIMVMGHALDAMVLVTNCDKISPAVLMAAARLNIPTVIVSGGPMYAGCWNGNKVSLPDVYECIGRVKRGEMSEEKLHELESVALPGAGSCNLLGTANTMNILTEVMGMALPGSGNVMAVTGKRVGLAKMAGMQVMELLKNNIKPRDIITMEAIENAIAVNMAIGGSTNTALHLPAIAHSAGLKLNLDKFNDYANKVPQIVKMKPAGKHFPEDFDRAGGVAAVVKQLIELGVINANSLTVTGKTLGENVAKAKVVDADVIRTCDDPYSHNGGLVHLKGSLAPMGAICKRGGVLPEMLSHRGPARCFNSEREALDALFASAVNPGEVIVVRYEGPKGGPGMREMVTATAALFGMGLEKTVALVTDGRFSGATRGAAIGHVSPEAAEGGPIVLIEDGDIINFNLNDGIIELEVSQDVLAERKAIWESKEAIDARRKAGISNHPDMPEDSYLLRYAKMVSSAASGAVLER, encoded by the coding sequence ATGAGAAGCCATATAATGCTTAAGGGCGTGGAAAATGCAACTAACAGAATGATGTTTCACTCAATGGGTTTCATTCCTGAAGAAATGGAAAGACCACTAGTAGGAGTGGCAAATGGTTTTAATGAAATGCATGCTGGTAATATCCATCTAAATACGATAACTCAAGCTGTAAAAGATGGGGTGCGTATGGGTGGAGGAACCCCAATGGAGTTTCCAATTATTGGAGCATGTGATGGGTTGGCTCAAAGGCATGTAGGAATGCTGTACCCTTTAGCTAGTAGGGAACATATTGTTGATTCTATAGAAATTATGGTAATGGGTCATGCTTTAGATGCTATGGTGCTAGTAACAAATTGTGATAAAATTAGTCCTGCTGTTTTAATGGCAGCAGCACGCTTAAATATTCCAACTGTAATAGTAAGCGGTGGTCCCATGTATGCGGGTTGCTGGAATGGAAACAAGGTTAGCCTACCTGACGTTTATGAATGTATAGGGCGCGTAAAAAGAGGAGAAATGAGTGAAGAGAAACTTCATGAATTAGAATCTGTAGCTCTTCCTGGGGCAGGCTCTTGTAATTTATTGGGAACAGCCAATACGATGAACATATTAACCGAAGTAATGGGAATGGCTTTGCCAGGCTCAGGAAATGTAATGGCCGTAACTGGCAAAAGAGTAGGACTTGCAAAAATGGCAGGTATGCAAGTAATGGAATTACTGAAAAATAATATAAAGCCACGGGATATAATTACTATGGAAGCTATTGAAAACGCAATCGCAGTAAATATGGCAATAGGGGGTTCAACAAATACTGCTTTGCATCTGCCAGCGATAGCACATAGTGCTGGACTTAAGCTGAATCTAGATAAATTCAATGATTATGCTAACAAGGTTCCTCAAATAGTAAAAATGAAACCAGCTGGAAAGCATTTTCCAGAAGATTTTGATCGAGCAGGTGGTGTAGCTGCCGTTGTAAAACAGTTGATTGAGCTAGGAGTTATTAATGCGAACAGCCTTACTGTAACAGGAAAGACACTTGGAGAAAATGTAGCAAAGGCTAAAGTTGTTGATGCAGATGTTATAAGAACTTGTGATGATCCTTATTCCCATAATGGTGGATTGGTCCACCTTAAAGGAAGCCTAGCTCCAATGGGAGCTATCTGCAAAAGAGGTGGAGTACTACCAGAAATGCTAAGCCATAGAGGACCAGCGAGGTGTTTTAATTCCGAGAGAGAGGCTTTAGATGCCCTGTTTGCAAGTGCTGTTAATCCAGGCGAAGTCATTGTTGTTCGATATGAGGGGCCTAAGGGTGGTCCAGGCATGAGGGAAATGGTTACTGCAACAGCGGCATTATTTGGAATGGGGCTAGAGAAAACAGTAGCTTTAGTTACTGATGGACGTTTCTCAGGTGCAACTAGAGGAGCTGCCATTGGTCATGTATCACCTGAGGCAGCAGAAGGAGGACCTATTGTACTCATCGAAGATGGCGATATAATTAACTTTAATCTTAATGATGGAATAATTGAGTTAGAAGTTTCTCAAGATGTATTAGCTGAAAGAAAGGCAATCTGGGAATCTAAAGAAGCGATAGATGCCAGACGAAAAGCAGGCATATCAAACCATCCTGACATGCCTGAAGACAGCTATTTACTAAGATATGCAAAAATGGTTAGTTCAGCAGCATCAGGAGCGGTTTTAGAAAGATAG
- a CDS encoding DUF378 domain-containing protein, translating to MSLDRIALILVIIGALNWLLVGVLGLDLVATIFGGQDAIISRIIYTLVGVAGIWAISLLVRPKTEVK from the coding sequence ATGTCACTAGATAGAATAGCTCTTATTTTAGTAATTATTGGTGCCCTAAATTGGTTATTAGTGGGTGTATTAGGCCTTGATCTTGTAGCCACAATTTTTGGTGGCCAAGATGCTATCATAAGCAGAATTATCTATACCCTAGTCGGTGTTGCTGGTATTTGGGCAATTTCCTTGCTTGTAAGACCAAAAACAGAAGTGAAATAA
- a CDS encoding GntR family transcriptional regulator has product MIIKIDLQSDTPIYTQLRNTIIEGIVSGDLKPGEPLPSVRNMASDLGVNMHTVNKAYNLLKQDGFIQIHRQKGVVINPDGMPEVTADYLENLRDTLRPIISEAMCRGMNEDDFKNLCNEIFEVLKGRRE; this is encoded by the coding sequence GTGATAATTAAAATTGACTTACAATCAGATACACCTATCTATACACAGCTAAGAAACACTATTATAGAAGGAATAGTTTCAGGAGATTTAAAACCAGGAGAGCCTTTGCCTTCGGTACGGAATATGGCTTCTGATTTAGGAGTAAATATGCATACAGTTAATAAAGCATATAATTTACTGAAGCAGGATGGTTTTATTCAGATACACAGGCAAAAAGGAGTTGTTATAAACCCTGATGGTATGCCAGAGGTAACTGCAGATTATTTAGAAAATTTACGAGATACATTAAGGCCCATTATTTCCGAAGCCATGTGCAGAGGAATGAATGAAGATGATTTTAAAAATCTTTGTAATGAAATCTTTGAAGTATTAAAGGGCAGAAGGGAGTAA